The following coding sequences lie in one Mycobacterium sp. DL440 genomic window:
- a CDS encoding alpha/beta hydrolase: MTTRGRAIHAVAAIGWGVLVVALWMGLVVGTASTAHADPGRDKSTTQSANDSGASRTQRDPVSRLGPRKEKPRRTDRATLRQRPRLSLSKSLPKPPSTHTDVRDLVDDFTARARTAVSDLADRAPNLGSAQSLPRPKATTKRDAVERDSAERPEVAAAAVADKAPDIADAIDAITRPGDAKAPLSDVSTVVDRVAAQGRTLLTDIGDRITNPVAAQARQTVTPIAAMTAPYSTPRSVPLVNIVGSLVFDVVGAALQVFSGPPVLPPGSNVTVRTSTLEMPGTNQTVRADWYFPEDPDSATGVIYLQHGFMATGPMYSYTAAYLAEQTNSVVVVPTISSNLFDPSGEWIGGEPMQQSVADLFADGRPELTASASAAAGHPVTLPSTFVLVGHSLGGMLVTGAAGRMVDNGAVDNLAGVVLLDAVDTHEDMPEALDQLKSANYRPVLLISSEPYVWNRNGTVGQELQAARPGEFNGVMLVGGRHIDGLQGANPILQFAEYLVAGFSQPQNVGAVKTISAGWINDMYHGTASGVYGAPQESIEIPTSSGTATAVVLPFTSTEPVQATPWDGLVGPILDALFPYAVYEPLAGKSVPVAV, from the coding sequence GTGACCACACGGGGGCGGGCAATTCACGCAGTTGCGGCGATCGGATGGGGCGTACTGGTGGTGGCCCTCTGGATGGGCTTGGTCGTGGGGACGGCTTCGACGGCCCATGCCGATCCCGGTCGCGATAAATCAACCACTCAGTCCGCCAACGACTCTGGCGCATCGAGGACGCAACGTGACCCGGTGTCCCGGCTCGGCCCGCGCAAGGAGAAGCCGCGCCGGACCGATAGGGCGACGCTGCGCCAGCGCCCACGGTTGTCCCTGTCGAAGTCCCTGCCGAAGCCCCCGTCGACACATACCGACGTGCGTGACCTGGTCGACGATTTCACGGCTCGCGCGCGCACCGCGGTGAGCGACCTTGCCGACCGCGCGCCGAACCTTGGTTCTGCACAATCACTTCCACGCCCCAAGGCCACGACGAAGCGTGACGCAGTGGAGCGTGACTCAGCGGAGCGCCCCGAGGTCGCTGCCGCCGCCGTGGCCGACAAGGCACCAGATATTGCCGACGCGATCGATGCCATCACCCGCCCGGGCGATGCGAAGGCGCCGCTCTCCGACGTCAGCACGGTCGTCGACCGCGTCGCCGCCCAGGGCCGCACCCTGCTCACCGATATCGGCGACCGGATCACGAACCCGGTTGCGGCCCAGGCGCGTCAGACTGTGACGCCGATCGCCGCCATGACCGCCCCGTACAGCACACCGCGGTCGGTTCCGTTGGTCAACATCGTCGGCTCGCTGGTGTTCGACGTGGTCGGCGCTGCGCTGCAGGTGTTTTCGGGCCCGCCGGTGCTCCCGCCGGGCAGCAACGTCACCGTCCGCACCTCGACGCTGGAGATGCCGGGCACCAACCAGACCGTGCGCGCCGACTGGTACTTCCCCGAAGACCCGGACTCCGCCACCGGCGTCATCTACCTGCAGCACGGATTCATGGCCACCGGCCCGATGTACAGCTACACCGCGGCCTACCTGGCCGAACAGACCAACAGCGTCGTCGTGGTCCCCACCATCTCGTCAAACCTGTTCGACCCCAGCGGGGAATGGATCGGCGGAGAACCGATGCAGCAGTCCGTGGCCGATCTGTTCGCCGACGGCAGACCAGAATTGACCGCGAGCGCCAGCGCGGCAGCCGGCCACCCCGTCACCCTGCCGTCCACGTTCGTCCTGGTCGGCCATTCCCTGGGCGGGATGCTGGTCACCGGCGCCGCCGGACGCATGGTCGACAACGGCGCCGTCGACAACCTCGCCGGGGTGGTGCTGCTCGATGCGGTGGACACTCACGAGGACATGCCCGAGGCGCTCGACCAGCTGAAGAGTGCCAATTACCGTCCGGTGCTGCTCATTTCGTCCGAACCCTACGTGTGGAATCGCAACGGGACGGTGGGCCAAGAACTGCAGGCTGCCCGCCCCGGAGAGTTCAACGGCGTGATGCTGGTCGGCGGGCGGCACATCGACGGATTGCAGGGCGCCAACCCGATCCTGCAGTTCGCCGAGTACCTCGTCGCCGGTTTCTCGCAGCCGCAGAACGTCGGTGCGGTCAAGACGATTTCGGCCGGCTGGATCAACGACATGTACCACGGCACAGCCAGCGGTGTGTACGGCGCACCGCAGGAGAGCATCGAGATCCCCACCTCGTCGGGCACTGCCACGGCGGTGGTGCTGCCGTTCACGTCGACCGAGCCGGTGCAGGCGACGCCGTGGGACGGGTTGGTGGGTCCGATCCTGGATGCTCTGTTCCCGTACGCGGTATACGAACCGTTGGCCGGAAAGTCCGTGCCGGTGGCCGTCTGA
- the recB gene encoding exodeoxyribonuclease V subunit beta, translating into MNVFDLIGPLPLTNTTTVLEASAGTGKTFALAGLVTRLVAEGAATLDQMLLITFGRAASQELRERVRAQIVSALAALEDPSRADNDLLQYLIAEDQAARGQRLRDALAGFDAATIATTHQFCQIVLKSLGVAGDSDSGVTLVESLDELVCEITDDLYLAHFGAQRDTPELGYAEALRLARVVVANPATELRPLDPEPESPAGIRVAFARAVLAELEIRKRRRGVLGYDDLLTRLAGALAAENSAARVRMAQRWPIVMVDEFQDTDPVQWQVIERAFSGRSTLILIGDPKQAIYAFRGGDIDTYLRAAATAGDKQTLGTNWRSDSVLVDRLQAVLRGAELGGPDIVVHDVQAHHQGHRLAGAPRNDPFRLRVVTRNRTGTRVIPIADLRHHIGRDLAADIGALLASGATYAGQKLEAGDIAVIVETHKDARACHTALLDAGIPAVYTGDSDVFNSEAAEDWLYLLEAFDQPHRPGLVRAAAATMFFGETAETLAAGGDALTDRVADTLRTWAGHARERGVAAIFEAAQLAGMGRRVLSWQGGERLMTDLAHMTQLLGDTAHREGFGLAALRDWLRTQRAEGGGASERNRRLDSDAAAVQIMTVWVSKGLQFPIVYLPFAFNRYVPEPDLVLFHDEGVRCLQIGGPDPAVTRAGRTEAAADDSRLTYVAMTRAQSQVVAWWAPSNDEPNGGLSRLLRGRAPGQSAVPDRCAPARVSDDDALARLRAWADAGGPVLEESVIGAVMPVPTHPIPDDLAARHFHRSIDTTWRRTSYSGLLRAAEDAGNSGVSSEPEVAELDDESTDIAVVAPTQGADVPSPMASLPTGAAFGSLVHAVLETTDPLAADLTAELQTEVRRHAAHWPVEIEADELAAALLPMHDTPLGPLAPGVTLRRIGLADRLCELDFEFPMAGGDLRGGEFARLAEIGALLDAHLPAGDPMAVYAERLSTGLLGRQPLRGYLSGSVDVVLRIGQRFVVVDYKTNWLGTGDAPLTAADYGRDRMAEAMLHSDYPLQALLYSVVLHRFLSWRLPDYDPGTHLGGVMYLFVRGMCGAQTPVVDGHPAGVFSWEPPTALVIAMSELLDQGAP; encoded by the coding sequence GTGAACGTCTTCGACCTGATCGGCCCACTGCCGCTGACCAACACCACCACGGTGTTGGAGGCCAGCGCGGGCACCGGCAAGACCTTCGCGCTGGCCGGGCTGGTGACCCGCCTGGTGGCCGAGGGCGCGGCGACGCTGGATCAGATGCTGCTCATCACCTTCGGGCGGGCCGCCAGTCAGGAGCTGCGTGAGCGGGTGCGCGCCCAGATCGTCAGCGCTCTGGCGGCGTTGGAGGACCCCTCACGCGCCGACAACGATCTGTTGCAGTATCTGATCGCCGAGGACCAGGCGGCCCGCGGGCAGCGGCTGCGCGACGCTCTGGCCGGTTTCGATGCGGCGACGATCGCCACCACGCATCAGTTCTGCCAGATCGTACTGAAATCCCTCGGTGTGGCCGGGGACAGCGATTCGGGTGTGACGCTGGTCGAAAGTCTCGACGAGTTGGTCTGCGAGATCACCGACGATCTGTATCTCGCCCACTTCGGTGCTCAGCGGGATACCCCGGAGCTGGGGTATGCCGAGGCGCTGCGGCTGGCCCGGGTGGTGGTGGCCAATCCGGCGACCGAGCTGCGCCCGCTGGACCCCGAACCGGAGTCCCCGGCGGGGATTCGGGTGGCGTTCGCGCGGGCGGTGCTGGCGGAGTTGGAGATTCGCAAACGGCGCCGCGGCGTGCTGGGTTACGACGATCTGTTGACCCGGCTGGCCGGCGCCTTGGCCGCCGAGAATTCCGCAGCCCGGGTCCGGATGGCGCAGCGCTGGCCGATCGTGATGGTCGACGAGTTCCAGGACACCGACCCGGTGCAGTGGCAGGTGATCGAGCGCGCGTTCTCCGGACGGTCCACCCTGATCTTGATCGGTGACCCCAAGCAGGCGATCTACGCGTTCCGCGGCGGGGACATCGACACCTACCTGCGGGCCGCGGCGACCGCCGGGGACAAGCAGACGCTGGGCACCAACTGGCGCAGTGACAGTGTGCTGGTCGACCGTCTGCAGGCGGTGCTGCGCGGCGCCGAACTCGGCGGCCCCGACATCGTGGTGCACGACGTGCAGGCACACCATCAGGGGCATCGGCTGGCCGGAGCGCCGCGCAATGACCCGTTCCGGCTGCGGGTGGTGACGCGGAATCGCACCGGTACCAGGGTGATTCCGATCGCCGATCTGCGCCACCACATCGGCAGGGACCTGGCCGCCGACATCGGGGCGTTGCTGGCCAGCGGCGCCACCTACGCCGGCCAGAAACTGGAGGCGGGCGACATCGCGGTGATCGTCGAGACCCACAAGGACGCCCGGGCCTGCCACACCGCGCTGCTCGACGCCGGCATCCCCGCGGTCTACACCGGGGATTCGGACGTGTTCAATTCCGAGGCGGCCGAGGACTGGCTGTATCTGCTGGAGGCCTTCGACCAGCCGCACCGTCCCGGGCTGGTGCGCGCCGCGGCCGCCACGATGTTCTTCGGGGAGACCGCGGAAACCCTTGCCGCGGGGGGTGATGCGTTGACCGACCGGGTCGCCGACACGCTGCGCACCTGGGCCGGCCATGCCCGCGAGCGCGGTGTGGCGGCGATCTTCGAGGCCGCGCAGCTGGCCGGTATGGGCAGGCGGGTGCTGTCCTGGCAGGGCGGAGAGCGGTTGATGACCGACCTGGCCCACATGACTCAGCTGCTCGGCGACACCGCCCACCGGGAGGGCTTCGGACTGGCCGCACTGCGGGACTGGCTGCGCACCCAGCGCGCCGAGGGCGGCGGCGCGTCCGAGCGCAACCGGCGCCTGGACAGCGATGCCGCCGCGGTGCAGATCATGACGGTGTGGGTGAGCAAGGGACTGCAGTTCCCCATCGTGTACCTGCCGTTCGCGTTCAATCGGTATGTGCCGGAGCCGGATCTGGTGTTGTTCCACGATGAGGGGGTGCGCTGTCTGCAGATCGGCGGCCCCGATCCGGCGGTGACCCGCGCCGGCCGCACCGAGGCGGCCGCCGACGACAGCCGCCTGACCTATGTGGCGATGACGCGGGCCCAGTCACAGGTGGTGGCGTGGTGGGCACCGTCCAACGACGAGCCGAACGGCGGTCTGTCGCGCCTGCTGCGGGGGCGCGCTCCCGGGCAGTCCGCGGTGCCCGATCGCTGCGCACCGGCCAGGGTCTCCGATGACGATGCGCTGGCCCGGCTGCGGGCGTGGGCGGACGCGGGTGGCCCGGTGTTGGAGGAGTCGGTGATCGGCGCGGTCATGCCGGTGCCGACCCACCCGATACCGGATGATCTGGCGGCGCGGCATTTTCACCGCTCCATCGACACGACATGGCGCCGCACGTCCTATTCGGGACTACTGCGGGCCGCCGAAGATGCCGGAAACTCCGGGGTGTCCAGCGAACCCGAGGTCGCCGAGCTCGACGACGAGTCGACCGACATTGCCGTCGTCGCCCCCACCCAGGGCGCCGACGTCCCCTCCCCCATGGCGTCGCTTCCGACCGGGGCCGCGTTCGGGTCGCTCGTGCACGCGGTGCTGGAGACCACCGACCCGCTGGCCGCGGATCTGACGGCCGAGCTGCAGACCGAGGTGCGCCGCCACGCCGCCCACTGGCCCGTCGAAATCGAGGCCGACGAGCTGGCCGCCGCCCTGCTGCCGATGCACGACACCCCACTGGGCCCATTGGCGCCCGGTGTGACGCTCCGCCGGATCGGGTTGGCAGACCGGCTGTGCGAGTTGGACTTCGAGTTCCCGATGGCCGGTGGCGATCTGCGCGGCGGCGAGTTCGCGCGGCTGGCTGAGATCGGGGCCCTGCTCGACGCGCATCTGCCTGCCGGCGATCCGATGGCCGTCTACGCCGAGCGGTTGTCGACCGGGCTGCTGGGCCGCCAGCCGCTGCGCGGTTACCTGTCCGGCTCGGTGGATGTGGTGCTGCGGATCGGGCAACGCTTCGTGGTCGTGGACTACAAGACCAACTGGCTGGGGACCGGCGACGCGCCGCTCACCGCGGCCGATTACGGGCGGGACCGGATGGCAGAGGCCATGCTGCACTCGGACTATCCGCTCCAGGCATTGCTGTACAGCGTTGTGTTGCACCGGTTCCTGAGCTGGCGGTTGCCGGATTACGACCCGGGCACGCATCTGGGCGGGGTGATGTATTTGTTCGTGCGCGGGATGTGCGGGGCGCAGACGCCCGTCGTCGACGGGCACCCGGCCGGCGTGTTCAGCTGGGAGCCGCCCACCGCGTTGGTCATCGCGATGTCGGAGCTACTGGATCAGGGGGCTCCATGA
- the recD gene encoding exodeoxyribonuclease V subunit alpha gives MLDAFAEILEPADVQVAQRLSTLAYGEDSAADQFVTLALALAVRALRGGSVCVDLRAVAEQAQLPELPWPPVDEWLAAVAASPLLGTPPVLRLFGDLLYLDRYWLEEQQVCDDVLALVGAQPGGMVPDVARLFPPGFEEQRAAAKVALSQGLTVLTGGPGTGKTTTVARLLALLAEQSALAGRPSLRIALAAPTGKAAARLQEAVQLEVNRLDAVDRERISGLQATTLHRLLGSRPDTSSRFRHHRANRLPHDVIVVDETSMVSLTMMARLLEAVRPQTRLLLVGDPDQLASVEAGAVLADLVDGLGSRGVAALQTSHRFGESIGALASAIRAGDASGAVEVLAAGGEHVEWVSADAGERLREVLVPHALALRQAAILGDAGAALDILDEHRLLCAHRHGPFGVGQWNRQVQRWLAEATGDPTWAQWYVGRPILVTANDYGLKLYNGDTGVTVATPDGLRAVVGGTVGGSASFATGRLTEVETMHAMTIHKSQGSQADEVTVLLPPEDSRLLTRELFYTAVTRAKTRVRVVGSEAEIRAAIARQAVRATGLRKRLKL, from the coding sequence ATGTTGGACGCGTTCGCCGAGATCCTGGAACCTGCCGATGTGCAAGTCGCTCAACGGTTGAGCACGCTGGCCTACGGCGAGGACAGCGCGGCCGATCAGTTTGTCACCCTGGCCCTGGCCCTGGCGGTACGCGCCTTGCGCGGCGGCTCGGTGTGTGTGGATCTGCGCGCGGTGGCCGAGCAGGCCCAGCTGCCCGAGCTGCCGTGGCCGCCGGTCGACGAGTGGCTGGCGGCCGTGGCGGCCAGCCCGCTGCTGGGCACTCCCCCGGTGCTGCGATTGTTCGGGGATCTGCTGTACCTCGACCGGTACTGGTTGGAGGAGCAGCAGGTGTGCGACGACGTGCTGGCCCTGGTGGGCGCCCAGCCGGGCGGCATGGTTCCCGATGTGGCGCGGTTGTTCCCACCGGGTTTCGAGGAGCAGCGGGCCGCGGCGAAGGTGGCGTTGTCGCAGGGGCTCACCGTGCTCACGGGTGGGCCGGGCACCGGAAAGACGACCACGGTGGCGCGGTTGTTGGCGCTTTTGGCCGAGCAGTCGGCGCTGGCCGGCCGGCCGTCACTGCGGATCGCGCTGGCCGCGCCGACGGGTAAGGCCGCGGCCCGGCTGCAGGAGGCTGTGCAGCTCGAGGTGAACCGGCTCGATGCCGTGGACCGTGAACGGATCTCGGGGCTGCAGGCCACCACGTTGCACCGGTTGTTGGGGTCGCGTCCGGACACGTCGTCACGGTTCCGTCATCACCGGGCGAATCGGTTGCCGCACGACGTGATCGTCGTCGACGAGACGTCGATGGTGTCGCTGACCATGATGGCCCGGTTGTTGGAGGCGGTGCGTCCGCAGACCCGGCTACTGCTGGTGGGTGATCCCGATCAGCTGGCGTCGGTGGAGGCCGGGGCCGTGTTGGCCGACCTGGTCGACGGGCTGGGGTCGCGCGGGGTGGCGGCGCTGCAAACCTCGCACCGGTTCGGTGAATCGATCGGTGCGCTGGCGTCAGCTATCCGGGCCGGGGACGCTTCGGGTGCGGTGGAGGTGTTGGCGGCCGGCGGTGAGCATGTCGAGTGGGTGTCTGCCGACGCAGGCGAGCGGCTGCGGGAAGTGCTTGTGCCACACGCCCTTGCACTGCGGCAGGCAGCGATTCTCGGGGACGCCGGTGCGGCCCTGGATATCCTCGACGAGCATCGGTTGTTGTGCGCGCACCGGCACGGTCCGTTCGGTGTCGGGCAGTGGAACCGTCAGGTGCAGCGGTGGCTGGCTGAGGCGACCGGGGATCCCACCTGGGCGCAGTGGTACGTCGGGCGGCCAATCCTGGTGACGGCCAACGATTATGGGCTCAAGCTCTACAACGGCGACACCGGCGTCACCGTGGCCACCCCGGACGGGCTACGTGCCGTCGTGGGTGGGACAGTGGGCGGGTCCGCGTCATTCGCGACCGGCCGGCTCACCGAGGTGGAGACCATGCACGCCATGACAATCCACAAGTCTCAGGGCAGCCAGGCCGACGAGGTGACCGTGCTGTTGCCCCCGGAGGACTCCCGGTTGTTGACGAGGGAGTTGTTCTACACCGCGGTCACCCGGGCCAAGACGCGGGTACGCGTCGTGGGTTCCGAAGCGGAAATCCGCGCGGCTATCGCCCGGCAGGCAGTCCGAGCGACCGGCCTGCGAAAGCGGCTGAAGCTCTAA
- the recC gene encoding exodeoxyribonuclease V subunit gamma, whose protein sequence is MALHLHRAERTDLLADGLADLLSHPPADPFAQELVLVPAKGVERWLSQRLSNRLGVCAAVEFRNPRSLIAELTGTADDDPWSADAMTWPLLAVIDDNLDRPWCAPVATHLGHFETGDEYELRQGRRYAVARRLAGLFASYARQRPQLLVDWAELPDDLSWQAPLWQALLERIDAEPPHVRHAKTLARLTESPSDLPERLSLFGHTRLPVTEIELLTALATHHDLHLWLPHPSDDLWQSLAAHTGPLPRREDNSHRDVRHPLLATLGRDLRELQRSLPIPDTDEYLSSTGYPDTVLGWLQADIAANAVRPAGRVPRREDRSVQVHSCHGPARQIEVLREVLLGLLADDPTLEPRDILVMCPDIETYAPLITAGFGLGDVVRGAHPAHKLRVRLADRALVQTNPLLSVASSVLTLAGGRATASEVLNLAESDPVRARFGFTDDDLEAVTAWVREANIRWGFDQEHRSPYGVEFVHNTWRFGIDRVLAGVAMSDDSHAWLGTTLPLDDVSSNRVELAGRFADFVEKLSHTVRQLSGVRHLDEWLSALGTGIEALAYSDEEWPAAQVQREFAEIGEAAGAAATPLRLSDVRALLDRHLAGRPTRANFRTGTLTVCTMVPMRSVPHRVVCLVGLDDGVFPRLGAVDGDDVLARDPRTGERDIRSEDRQLLLDAIGAATQTLVVTYTGANEYSGQARPPAVPLSELIDTLKITAEQPVDVVTTHPLQPFDIRNVTPGALLPDGPFTFDPTVLTAAQASAGQRAERPPFFARQLPSPPTGDVALEDLATFFRDPVKGFFRALDYTLPWDVDGVSDVMPVDIDALEEWTVGDRMLGDIMGGMTPADAQQAEWRRGTLPPGQLGWRRAVALRDRCALLAAEALRYRDADAQAYDVDIDLGTGRRLTGTVSPVFGDRLVSVTYSKLDGKHLLQSWIPLLALAAGHPDRDWSAVCIGRPRRGDTPRIEGLGRPDDPVALLADLVAIYDAGRREPLPLPIKTSYAWAAARHAGDDPEREAGFRWRSGKYPGEDEAPAHVRAWGRGAPLSRLVGLGLGEYSERLWLPVLRAEMQAERSVR, encoded by the coding sequence ATGGCATTGCACCTGCACCGGGCCGAGCGCACCGATCTGCTCGCCGACGGGCTGGCAGATCTGCTGTCGCACCCGCCGGCTGATCCGTTCGCCCAGGAGCTGGTGCTGGTGCCGGCCAAGGGCGTGGAGCGCTGGCTGAGTCAGCGGCTGTCGAACCGGCTGGGCGTGTGCGCGGCGGTCGAGTTCCGTAATCCGCGTTCGCTGATCGCCGAGCTGACCGGGACCGCCGACGACGATCCCTGGTCGGCCGACGCGATGACCTGGCCACTGCTGGCGGTCATCGACGACAACCTGGATCGGCCGTGGTGTGCGCCGGTGGCCACCCACCTCGGTCACTTCGAGACCGGTGACGAGTACGAGCTGCGCCAGGGCCGGCGCTATGCGGTCGCTCGACGGCTGGCGGGACTGTTCGCCTCGTATGCGCGGCAGCGCCCGCAACTGCTGGTCGATTGGGCGGAGCTGCCCGACGATCTGTCCTGGCAGGCGCCGCTGTGGCAGGCGCTCCTCGAGCGGATCGACGCCGAGCCACCGCACGTCCGGCACGCGAAAACCCTTGCCCGGCTGACCGAATCGCCCAGCGATCTGCCCGAGCGGTTGTCGTTGTTCGGGCACACGCGGTTACCGGTCACCGAGATCGAGTTGCTCACCGCGCTGGCGACCCATCACGATCTGCACCTGTGGTTGCCGCACCCCAGCGATGACCTGTGGCAGTCGCTGGCCGCGCACACCGGCCCGCTCCCCCGCCGCGAGGACAACAGTCACCGCGATGTGCGCCACCCGCTACTGGCCACCCTCGGCCGGGATCTGCGGGAGTTGCAGCGCAGCCTGCCGATCCCTGATACCGACGAATATCTCAGCAGCACAGGCTATCCCGACACTGTGCTGGGCTGGCTGCAGGCCGATATCGCGGCCAACGCGGTCCGCCCGGCCGGGCGGGTGCCACGGCGTGAGGACCGCTCGGTGCAGGTGCACAGCTGTCACGGCCCCGCCCGTCAGATCGAGGTGCTGCGCGAGGTGCTGCTGGGCCTGCTCGCCGACGATCCGACCCTGGAGCCCCGCGACATCCTGGTGATGTGCCCCGACATCGAGACCTATGCACCGTTGATCACGGCCGGGTTCGGGCTGGGCGATGTGGTGCGCGGCGCGCATCCGGCGCACAAGCTGCGGGTGCGGTTGGCCGATCGCGCTCTGGTGCAGACGAATCCGCTGCTGTCGGTGGCCTCGTCGGTGCTGACGCTGGCCGGTGGGCGGGCCACCGCGAGCGAGGTGCTCAACCTGGCTGAGTCAGACCCGGTGCGGGCCCGGTTCGGGTTCACCGATGATGATCTGGAGGCCGTCACCGCCTGGGTGCGCGAGGCCAACATCCGGTGGGGTTTCGATCAGGAGCACCGCAGCCCCTACGGCGTCGAATTCGTGCACAACACCTGGCGTTTCGGCATCGACCGGGTGCTCGCCGGAGTGGCCATGTCCGATGACTCGCATGCCTGGCTGGGCACCACGCTGCCACTCGACGACGTCAGCAGCAACCGGGTCGAGCTGGCCGGCCGGTTCGCCGACTTCGTGGAGAAACTCAGCCACACGGTCCGTCAGCTCAGCGGCGTCCGCCACCTCGACGAGTGGTTGTCGGCGCTGGGCACGGGGATCGAGGCGCTGGCGTACTCCGACGAGGAGTGGCCGGCGGCCCAGGTGCAGCGCGAGTTCGCCGAGATCGGCGAGGCCGCGGGTGCGGCAGCAACACCACTGCGGCTCAGTGATGTTCGCGCGCTGCTGGATCGGCATCTGGCCGGCCGTCCGACGCGGGCCAACTTCCGCACCGGAACCCTGACGGTGTGCACCATGGTGCCGATGCGCTCGGTGCCGCACCGCGTGGTGTGCCTGGTCGGGCTGGACGACGGCGTGTTTCCGCGGCTGGGTGCCGTCGACGGCGACGACGTCCTGGCCCGCGACCCGCGCACGGGTGAGCGCGACATCCGCTCCGAGGACCGCCAGTTGCTGCTCGACGCGATCGGCGCGGCCACACAGACCCTCGTGGTCACCTATACCGGCGCCAACGAATACTCCGGGCAGGCCCGACCGCCGGCGGTGCCATTGTCCGAGCTGATCGACACGCTGAAGATCACCGCCGAGCAGCCGGTGGATGTCGTCACCACACACCCGTTGCAGCCCTTCGATATTCGTAATGTCACCCCCGGCGCGCTACTTCCCGACGGACCGTTCACGTTCGATCCCACGGTGCTGACCGCGGCGCAGGCCAGCGCCGGGCAGCGGGCGGAACGGCCGCCGTTCTTCGCCCGTCAACTTCCGTCGCCGCCCACCGGGGACGTCGCGTTGGAGGATCTCGCCACGTTCTTCAGGGATCCGGTGAAGGGCTTCTTCCGGGCACTGGACTACACGCTGCCCTGGGATGTGGACGGGGTGTCGGATGTGATGCCCGTCGATATCGATGCGCTGGAGGAGTGGACCGTCGGCGATCGCATGCTCGGCGACATCATGGGGGGCATGACCCCGGCCGACGCCCAGCAGGCCGAGTGGCGGCGCGGCACCCTGCCGCCGGGCCAGTTGGGCTGGCGCCGCGCGGTCGCGCTGCGTGATCGGTGTGCGCTGCTGGCCGCCGAGGCGCTGCGGTACCGGGATGCCGACGCGCAGGCCTATGACGTCGACATCGACCTGGGCACCGGGCGGCGGCTCACCGGCACGGTCTCGCCGGTTTTCGGCGACCGGCTGGTGTCGGTGACCTACTCCAAGCTCGACGGCAAGCATCTGCTGCAGTCCTGGATTCCGTTGCTGGCGTTGGCTGCCGGGCATCCCGACCGCGACTGGTCGGCGGTGTGCATCGGGCGGCCCCGCCGCGGCGACACCCCGCGCATCGAAGGGCTGGGTCGTCCGGACGATCCGGTGGCGCTGCTGGCCGATCTGGTCGCCATCTACGACGCGGGCCGGCGGGAGCCATTGCCGCTGCCCATCAAGACCTCCTATGCGTGGGCGGCAGCACGCCACGCCGGTGACGACCCGGAACGCGAGGCCGGATTCCGGTGGCGCAGCGGCAAATACCCTGGGGAGGACGAGGCGCCGGCCCATGTGCGGGCGTGGGGCCGCGGCGCGCCGTTGAGCCGGCTGGTCGGACTTGGTCTCGGCGAATATTCCGAGCGGTTGTGGCTGCCAGTCCTACGGGCCGAGATGCAGGCCGAAAGGTCGGTCCGGTGA